A single Prochlorococcus marinus XMU1410 DNA region contains:
- a CDS encoding NAD(P)H-quinone oxidoreductase subunit 4 gives MFGTLGAGLSNFPWLSVSILFPIGSAFVIPFFPDKGDGKEVRWFALSIALITFLITVGSYINGFDISNENVQLKENISWLPDLGLTWSVGADGISMPLILLTSFITALAVLAAWPVKFKPKLFFFLILVMDGGQIAVFAVQDMLLFFLTWELELIPVYLLLAIWGGKNRQYAATKFIIYTAGSSIFILLAALAMGFYGTEIPNFEFSHLSAQDFSQKFQILCYVGLLIAFGVKLPIVPLHTWLPDAHGEATAPVHMLLAGILLKMGGYALLRFNAQLLPVAHAQFAPLLIVLGVVNIIYAALTSFAQRNLKRKIAYSSISHMGFVLIGIGSFSSLGTSGAMLQMVSHGLIGASLFFLVGATYDRTKTLKLDEMSGVGQKMRIMFALWTACSLASLALPGMSGFVSELMVFTGFVTDEVYTLSFRVVMASLAAVGVILTPIYLLSMLREIFFGKENPKLIQERKLIDAEPREVYIIACLLLPIIGIGLYPRLVTESYIASINNLVDRDLTAVKGALKTNIFLGTKKNDILKAPTI, from the coding sequence ATGTTTGGAACTTTGGGAGCTGGATTGTCTAATTTTCCTTGGTTATCTGTTTCTATTTTATTTCCAATTGGTAGTGCATTTGTGATACCTTTTTTCCCAGATAAGGGCGATGGTAAAGAGGTGAGATGGTTTGCATTGTCAATTGCATTAATAACTTTTTTAATAACTGTAGGTTCATATATAAATGGATTTGATATTAGTAATGAAAATGTTCAACTTAAAGAAAATATTAGCTGGCTCCCTGATTTAGGTCTTACTTGGTCTGTTGGCGCTGATGGCATTTCTATGCCGTTGATATTACTTACGAGTTTTATAACTGCTTTAGCAGTTCTTGCCGCATGGCCAGTCAAGTTCAAACCAAAGTTATTTTTCTTTTTGATATTGGTTATGGATGGCGGGCAAATCGCTGTTTTTGCCGTACAAGATATGCTTTTATTCTTTCTAACTTGGGAACTTGAGTTAATTCCCGTTTATTTATTACTGGCTATATGGGGTGGCAAAAATCGACAATATGCAGCAACAAAATTCATTATTTATACAGCTGGCAGTTCTATCTTCATTCTTTTGGCAGCGTTAGCAATGGGTTTCTATGGTACAGAAATTCCTAACTTTGAGTTTTCTCATTTGTCAGCTCAAGATTTTAGTCAAAAATTCCAAATATTATGTTACGTGGGGTTATTAATTGCGTTTGGAGTTAAATTACCAATCGTACCTCTTCATACTTGGCTTCCAGATGCTCATGGAGAGGCTACAGCTCCTGTTCATATGCTTCTAGCAGGGATTTTGTTAAAGATGGGAGGATATGCTCTTTTAAGGTTTAATGCACAATTATTACCTGTCGCTCATGCTCAATTTGCCCCATTATTAATAGTTCTAGGGGTAGTCAATATAATTTATGCTGCGTTGACATCTTTTGCTCAAAGAAATCTTAAAAGAAAAATTGCATACAGTTCTATAAGTCATATGGGTTTCGTTCTTATTGGAATAGGGAGTTTTAGTAGCCTTGGAACAAGTGGAGCTATGCTGCAAATGGTTAGTCATGGATTAATCGGAGCAAGTTTATTTTTTCTTGTGGGTGCTACCTATGACAGAACGAAGACTCTTAAACTTGATGAAATGAGTGGTGTTGGACAAAAAATGAGAATCATGTTTGCCTTATGGACTGCTTGCTCCTTGGCTTCCTTGGCTTTACCTGGCATGAGTGGATTTGTTTCCGAATTGATGGTATTTACAGGATTTGTTACTGATGAAGTGTACACACTTTCGTTTAGAGTAGTGATGGCTTCTTTAGCTGCCGTCGGAGTAATACTTACTCCTATTTATCTACTGTCAATGTTAAGAGAAATTTTCTTTGGTAAAGAAAATCCTAAATTAATCCAAGAACGAAAACTTATAGATGCAGAGCCAAGGGAAGTTTATATTATTGCTTGTTTACTGTTACCGATTATTGGTATAGGGCTGTACCCAAGATTAGTTACTGAAAGTTATATTGCATCTATCAATAATTTGGTCGATAGAGATTTAACTGCAGTTAAAGGTGCTTTGAAAACAAATATTTTTTTAGGAACCAAAAAAAATGACATCTTAAAAGCTCCAACAATATAA
- a CDS encoding segregation/condensation protein A: MLIKFLQDAAGKGELDPWDIDVISVIDSFLGQYSHTFNKSSNITISYHKDLAETSEAFFAASVLVNLKAQVLESDVFKENSSDFDDEFNLDDQDWIDKEFDIPKYPEKYLRRRSIAQPILKRTTTLGELVSQLESIAEIIETQDLLLMKRKRNKKYSDKALISQVKSLAHREKLPETTKALGRFIDGWEKALQWTDFEYLVNKWQTVVKNDLDKDRLGVFWALLFLSSENKIEIKQINSLYGPIQIKRIIPDGGIAQLPIENLEISNASSSAA; this comes from the coding sequence TTGTTGATTAAGTTCCTTCAAGACGCCGCAGGGAAAGGTGAACTTGATCCATGGGATATTGATGTAATAAGCGTAATTGATAGTTTTTTAGGACAATACTCACATACTTTCAATAAATCTTCAAATATTACAATCTCATATCATAAGGATTTAGCTGAGACAAGCGAAGCATTTTTTGCGGCTTCCGTACTAGTTAATTTAAAGGCTCAGGTTTTAGAATCTGATGTTTTCAAAGAAAATTCTTCAGATTTTGACGATGAATTTAATTTGGATGATCAAGATTGGATTGATAAAGAATTTGATATTCCAAAATATCCTGAAAAGTATCTAAGGAGAAGATCAATTGCGCAACCAATTCTTAAACGTACCACAACCTTGGGAGAACTTGTAAGTCAGTTAGAGTCCATCGCAGAAATTATTGAAACTCAAGATCTTCTGCTCATGAAGAGAAAAAGAAATAAAAAATATTCTGATAAGGCTTTAATTTCTCAAGTAAAATCATTAGCACATCGCGAGAAACTTCCAGAAACCACTAAAGCATTAGGGAGATTTATTGACGGATGGGAAAAAGCCTTACAATGGACAGATTTTGAATATTTAGTCAATAAATGGCAAACAGTTGTAAAAAATGATCTAGATAAAGATCGTTTAGGAGTTTTTTGGGCTTTGTTATTTTTATCATCTGAAAACAAAATTGAAATTAAACAAATTAATTCCTTATATGGTCCGATTCAAATTAAAAGAATCATACCTGATGGTGGAATAGCTCAATTGCCTATAGAAAATCTTGAGATAAGCAATGCCTCTTCGTCTGCCGCCTAG
- a CDS encoding nucleotidyltransferase family protein: MKAMILAAGKGTRVQPITHVIPKPMIPILQKPVMEFLLELLREHNFKEIMVNVSHLAEEIENYFRDGQRFGVEIAYSFEGRIEDGELIGDALGSAGGLKKIQDFQNFFDETFVVLCGDALVDLDLTQAVKKHKQKGAIASLITKKVTKDQVSSYGVVVSDENGRIEAFQEKPSVDQALSDSINTGIYLFEPEIFNYIPTAEKFDIGADLFPKLVEMDLPFFALPMDFEWVDIGKVPDYWSAIRNVLQGKVRQVQIPGKEIKPGVFTGLNVAANWDKVNITGPVYIGGMTRIEDGATIIGPSMIGPSCCICEGATIDNSIIFDYSKIGKGVRLMDKLVFGKYCVGKNGDHFDLQDASLDWLIADSRRSDLTEPSPQQKAMAELLGTDLINIPD; the protein is encoded by the coding sequence ATGAAGGCAATGATACTTGCAGCAGGTAAAGGCACACGTGTTCAGCCTATTACGCATGTTATTCCGAAACCGATGATACCGATTTTGCAAAAACCTGTTATGGAGTTTCTCTTGGAACTTTTAAGGGAACATAACTTTAAGGAAATAATGGTCAATGTTTCTCATCTGGCTGAAGAAATTGAAAATTATTTTAGGGATGGGCAAAGATTTGGAGTAGAAATTGCTTATAGTTTTGAGGGAAGAATAGAAGATGGAGAATTAATAGGAGATGCTTTGGGTTCTGCAGGAGGATTAAAAAAAATTCAGGATTTTCAAAATTTCTTTGATGAGACTTTTGTCGTTTTATGTGGTGATGCTTTAGTTGATTTAGATTTAACTCAAGCTGTTAAAAAACATAAGCAGAAAGGAGCTATTGCGAGCTTAATAACAAAGAAGGTAACTAAAGATCAAGTATCGAGTTATGGTGTTGTAGTTTCAGATGAAAATGGAAGAATAGAGGCTTTTCAGGAAAAGCCATCAGTTGATCAAGCTTTAAGTGATTCTATAAATACTGGAATTTATCTATTCGAACCCGAAATTTTTAATTACATACCTACAGCAGAAAAATTTGATATCGGAGCTGATCTTTTCCCTAAACTTGTTGAAATGGATTTACCATTTTTTGCATTGCCAATGGATTTTGAATGGGTAGATATTGGAAAAGTTCCTGATTATTGGAGTGCTATTAGAAATGTATTGCAAGGTAAGGTAAGACAAGTGCAAATACCAGGTAAGGAAATAAAACCAGGAGTTTTTACCGGTTTGAATGTAGCGGCTAACTGGGATAAAGTAAATATTACTGGGCCGGTTTATATCGGAGGCATGACTAGGATCGAAGATGGAGCAACTATTATTGGTCCTTCCATGATTGGACCAAGTTGTTGTATTTGCGAGGGAGCAACTATAGATAACTCCATTATTTTTGATTATTCTAAAATTGGTAAAGGTGTACGACTTATGGATAAGTTAGTTTTTGGTAAATATTGTGTTGGGAAAAATGGAGATCATTTTGATTTGCAAGATGCATCTTTAGATTGGTTAATAGCAGATTCAAGAAGATCTGATTTAACTGAGCCATCGCCTCAGCAGAAAGCTATGGCAGAATTATTAGGTACTGATTTGATTAATATTCCAGACTAA
- a CDS encoding methylenetetrahydrofolate reductase gives MKSKLQQTLEKRSKVITAELMPPRGGDPIRSLKIAQLLKDKVHAVNITDGSRAVMRMCSLAMSKLLLENGIEPVMQISCRDRNKIALQSDILGANALGIKNILCITGDSVKAGDQQDAKAVHEFESVRLLQQIQAFNEGIDPTLGELSDKKTFIFAGAAADPGCRNQRSLENRIKKKKEAGARFIQTQMIMEKENLIEFCEKISNPLEIPVIAGVFLLKSYKNALFINKYVPGAKIPECILNRLKEAKNPLQEGIKIAAEQAHDFINIANGVHLMAVKAEHLIPEIIEKANLSLEY, from the coding sequence TTGAAATCAAAACTTCAGCAGACTTTAGAAAAAAGATCTAAGGTCATTACGGCAGAGCTAATGCCGCCAAGAGGTGGGGACCCCATAAGATCTCTTAAGATAGCACAACTTTTGAAAGATAAGGTACATGCTGTTAACATTACTGATGGAAGCAGAGCAGTAATGAGAATGTGCAGCTTAGCAATGTCCAAACTATTACTAGAAAATGGGATCGAACCAGTAATGCAAATATCTTGCAGAGATCGTAATAAAATTGCTTTACAATCGGACATTTTGGGAGCAAATGCTTTAGGAATTAAAAACATCTTATGCATTACCGGTGATTCAGTAAAAGCCGGGGATCAACAAGATGCTAAAGCCGTTCATGAGTTTGAGTCAGTTAGATTGCTTCAACAAATTCAGGCCTTCAATGAGGGAATTGATCCTACTCTGGGAGAACTTTCCGATAAAAAAACCTTTATTTTTGCAGGTGCTGCCGCTGATCCTGGATGCAGAAATCAAAGAAGCTTAGAAAATAGAATAAAAAAGAAAAAAGAGGCTGGAGCTCGATTTATACAAACTCAAATGATTATGGAAAAAGAAAATTTGATAGAGTTTTGCGAAAAAATTAGCAATCCTCTTGAAATTCCAGTAATTGCAGGTGTATTCCTATTAAAGTCTTACAAAAACGCTCTATTTATAAACAAATACGTTCCAGGCGCAAAGATCCCTGAATGTATCTTAAATCGTCTTAAAGAGGCTAAAAACCCTTTACAAGAAGGTATTAAAATTGCAGCTGAACAAGCTCATGATTTTATTAATATCGCAAATGGTGTTCATCTAATGGCAGTAAAGGCAGAGCATTTAATTCCTGAAATTATTGAAAAAGCTAATCTTAGTCTGGAATATTAA
- a CDS encoding helix-turn-helix domain-containing protein — MQMVEEEVNNIDMMGLSAREMEIIDLVADGLTNQEIAVKLTISKRTVDNHVSNMFTKTGSKNRVALLNWAMDNGKICRDGFNCCSLPDSDQG; from the coding sequence ATGCAAATGGTTGAAGAAGAAGTAAACAACATTGATATGATGGGTCTCTCAGCAAGAGAGATGGAAATCATTGATCTCGTAGCCGATGGGCTTACAAATCAAGAAATTGCGGTAAAACTAACTATTAGTAAAAGAACCGTTGATAATCATGTAAGTAATATGTTTACAAAAACTGGTTCAAAAAACAGAGTAGCACTTTTGAATTGGGCAATGGATAATGGAAAGATTTGTAGAGATGGATTTAATTGTTGTTCACTCCCAGACTCTGATCAAGGTTAG
- a CDS encoding CYTH domain-containing protein — protein sequence MALEIERRFLIKNDNWKKFITKKIYIEQGYLSNSLEGWITRIRLTSKNSKIALKKHIKGFTNFEYEYSIPRGDAEKIMLNLSSKIKKERFFLEVKKKSWIIDCFKENNYPLEIAEIELSNEEEDLFLPSFISEEITGMTHYSNFSLANNPFSDWKEDFLKTFNSN from the coding sequence ATGGCCTTAGAAATAGAAAGAAGATTTCTTATAAAAAATGATAATTGGAAAAAATTCATAACTAAAAAAATTTATATTGAACAAGGATATTTATCTAACAGTTTAGAGGGTTGGATTACCAGGATAAGGTTGACAAGCAAAAACTCTAAAATTGCACTTAAAAAACATATCAAAGGCTTTACCAACTTTGAATATGAATACTCCATTCCGCGAGGCGATGCTGAAAAAATAATGTTAAATCTTTCAAGTAAAATTAAAAAAGAAAGATTCTTTTTAGAAGTTAAAAAAAAATCTTGGATTATAGATTGCTTTAAAGAGAATAATTATCCACTTGAAATTGCAGAAATCGAACTTTCCAATGAAGAGGAAGATTTATTTCTCCCATCATTCATTTCAGAAGAAATTACTGGGATGACCCATTACTCAAATTTCAGTCTAGCTAACAATCCTTTTTCAGATTGGAAAGAAGACTTTTTGAAAACTTTCAATAGTAACTAG